ATAAAGAGAAGACCGATCTGATCGTGGCGGCTGCCGACGAAGTGATCGCCGGCAAACTCGACGCGCATTTCCCGCTGCGCATTTGGCAGACCGGCTCGGGCACGCAGACGAACATGAACGTCAACGAAGTGATCTCGAATCGCGCGATCGAGATTGCGGGCGGCGAGATGGGTTCGAAGAAGCCGGTGCATCCGAACGATCACGTCAATATGTCGCAGTCGTCGAACGACACGTTTCCGACCGCGATGCACATGGCCGCCGCCGAGGCGGTCGTGAAAATGCTCCCCGCGATCGAACATTTGCGCGACGCGCTCGACGTCAAAGCCAAACAGTGGAAAGACATCGTCAAGGTCGGCCGCACGCATCTTCAGGATGCGACGCCGCTGACGTTGGGCCAAGAGTTCTCGGGCTACGTTACGCAACTCGATCGCGCGATGGTCGCGATCAACGAAGCTTTGAACCACATTTACGATCTGGCCATCGGTGGCACCGCGGTCGGCACCGGCCTCAACGCGCATCCCGAATTCGCCGAACGGATGGCGAAGAAGCTCGCGGAGTTAACCGGCTTGCCGTTCCGCTCGCATCCCAACAAATTCACGGCGCTCGCTTCGCATGACGATTTCGTCTTCGCATCGGGCGCGCTCAAGACGCTCGCGGTGGCGTTCATGAAAATCGCGAACGACATCCGCTGGCTCGCATCGGGCCCGCGTGCGGGCATCGGCGAATTGATCCTGCCGGAGAACGAGCCGGGCAGCTCCATCATGCCGGGCAAAGTAAATCCGACGCAATCCGAAGCGATGACGATGGTGGTCGCTCAGGTGTTCGGAAACGACACCGCGATCAGCTTCGGCGCGTCGCAGGGCAACTTCGAACTCAACGTGTTCAACCCGGTGATGATCGCGAATTTCTTGCACTCGTGCCATCTCTTGCGCGACACGGCGACGATGTTCCGCGAACATGCGGTCGAAGGGCTGCAAGCCAACGAACCGGTGATTGCGAAGTACCTGGCGGAATCGCTGATGACGGTAACGGCACTCTCGCCCAAGATCGGCTACGACAAAGCTGCAGAGATTGCCAAGCACGCCCATCACCACGGTACGACGCTCAAAGAAGCGGCCGTCGGTTTGGGGCACGTTACCGGCGAGGAGTTCGACAAGTACGTCGTGCCCAAGGAGATGACGTATCCCAAGTGAGTTCGCCCTGCGGGGCGAACTCTTCGCGTTTTGCGGGCGCTGCGCGCCCGCAAAGCCGCCCTAAGCGGAATGGTGTGAGTTCGCCTGCGGGCGAACTCTTCGCGTTTTGCGGGCGCTGCGCGCCCGCAAAGCCGCCTCGCGCGTAGGCGGGCTCGTTGTGTGACGGGCCCGTTTTATTTTTCGTGGAGTAGGCCGGCGCGGTGGGCTTCTACGAGGGAGCAGCCCAGGAGAACGATGGCGAAGCCGATCATCGAGATGGCGCTGAGAAGAATGATGCTCATGGTGGTTCCTCCGGTTTAGCTGATCCATGTACGCGCGCGCGGCGGGGGTGTTTCACCGCATCGGTGCGTACATGAGCCGAGCTAGGATGGGGGAAAGCATGGCGGATTTCGCTGAGTACGAGCGCTTCGATGCGATCGGTCTTTCACAGTTGGTGCGCGAGCGGCGCGTGAGCGCCTCGGAGCTGCTGGAAGCGGCGATACGCCGCGCGGAGGCGGTCAATCCACGGCTCAACGGGCTCGTGGCGAAGCACTACGACGCGGCTCGCCGGGACGCAGCGAGCGGCCTCCCCGACGGCCCCTTTCACGGGGTGCCGTTTCTGGCCAAGGACCTGGGCCCGCCGCTGGCCGGGGTACCGATGACGATGGGCAGCCGCTACTTTCGCGGTTACGTCCCGCAGGCGGATCACCCGTTCTTCCAGCGCGTGAAGGCCGCCGGCCTGAACATCTTCGGAAAAACGAACACGCCCGAATTCGGCCTGATGCCGTACACGGAGCCGGCGCTGTTCGGCGCCTGTCGCAACCCCTGGGATACCGAGCGCACGCCGGGCGGATCGAGCGGCGGGAGTGCCGCGCTGGTGGCTGCCGGCGTGGTGCCGATGGCGCACGCCAACGATATGGGCGGCTCGATCCGCATCCCCGCAAGTTGCGTCGGACTCTTCGGCATGAAGCCCACGCGCGGGCGCATGCCGACGGCCGGCGGCACGGTCGGGGATGCGAACGTCGATCTTTGCATCTCGCGCAGCGTGCGCGATAGCGCGCTGATGTTGGATTGCGTCGCTCGGGAGCGGGGTGCGATGTATCAAGCCCCGCCCGCGCACGGAAGCTTCCTTGCCCACGCGCAACGCGAGCCGGGCCGTCTGCGTGTCGCGGTCGTGAGGGGGCCGATGCTGGGGCACGGGATCGACGCCGAAGCGCGTGCGGCGGTCGATGCGGCCGCGGCACTCTGCGCATCGCTCGGCCACGACGTAACTGAAGACGAGCCGCAGGGCATCGACTATCCCGCCATGTCCTATGCGCTGCTCATGCTCTTTGCAAGCGGCATCGGCTGGCATCTCGGTGCCGGGAATCCGTTGGCCGGGACGCCGCTGCGGAACGGCGATATCGAGCCCGCAACATTGGCGATGCTGACGATCGCGCGCGTACTCAGCGCCGACGAATTGACCACCGCCGCCTCTAACCAGCGCCTCCTTGCCGGCGCTTTCGATGCGTTCATGGAACGCTACGACGTGCTGCTGATGCCGACCCTGGCTTCGCCGCCGGTGCGTATCGGAGAACTCGCGCTCACGCGGAGCGAACGGATGCAGATCGCGGTGCTTACGACGCTGCGATCGAAGGCCCTGATTCGCAAAGCCGCTCGCGATATCGCCGCGCGCATGTTCGATTGGCTGCCGTATACGCCGATATTCAATCTTACCGGCCAACCGGCGATGTCGCTCCCCCTCCATACGAGCGCGGACGGGCTGCCGGTCGGCGTGCAGTTCGCGGCACGGCTCGGCGAAGAAGGCTTGCTCTTTTCGCTCGCGTCGCAAATTGAATCGGCCGCACCGTGGGCCGATCGCCGGCCGTTAATGAATGATGTGTCGCGCCACGAGTGAGATCGCGGCTAAGGCCAGCGCGATGGCCACGAAAATCAGCAGGTGCGGGGATTTCAACCGCAATGAGAGACGCGCGCCGATCGGGCCCCCGAGTAGGCCGCCGATCACGAGCGGAATGATGTAGTCCAGACGAATGTCGTGTTGCAACGCGTGGACGGCAAGGCCGACCGGCGACGTGAGCACGATCCCGAAATGCGATGTGGCGCTGATGGCGTGCGCGGGCAGTGACGAGAAGTAGAGGAGCGTCGGCACGATAACGACGCCGCCGCCGATGCCGAACAGGCTCGACGTGACGCCGACGACGAATCCGGCCGCGATCGCCAGGCGGAACGACATCGGCTTTTCGATGTGCGCGCGATGGTCGTCGATGCGGTTGCCGGCGCGCTTGTGGCGATTGACGATCATGTCGAAACAGATGATCGCGAGAAAAGCCGCGAAGACCCAGTCGAAGGCCGCGCCCGAAATGTGCCGCACGGCGATGGCACCCAAAATGCTGCCGGGGAATCCGCCGGCAGCGATGAGCAGCCCCGTGCGGACGTTGACGCGTCGCTGCATCAAGTAGGTGAAGGCGCCGCTGCCGCTGTTGGCGACCACGAGTACCAGCGCCGTTCCCGCCGCCTCCGCCGGTGCTAAGCCGAAGAAGAGGCGCAGGATCGGGACCAAGATGAACCCGCCGCCCAGGCCTACCATGGATCCGAAGATGCTCGCGAGGAATGCGGAGATGAAGAGTTCGAGCGCTAAGTGCATCGAGCTTTACACGCTCGATCCGCTGCACGCGGCAACGTGCGTCTGCAGGCGTTTTTGCAACGGTGCCTTGTCCGCCTTAGTTGCTGACGCGTCCGATGTATCGGCGGTCGCGTGTGTCGATCCGAATCATCTCGTCGGGATTGACGAAGAGCGGTACGTTGACGGTCGCACCGGTCTCGAGCTTGGCCGGTTTACCCGTATTGGTGGCCGTATCGCCCTTGAAGCCGGGATCCGTTTCAACCACGCGCAGTTCCACGTGCGGCGGAAGGTCGACGCCGATCGGCAGCCCCTCGTGGAACTGCACGTCGACCACCAGGCCGTCTTTCAAGAAATCGGCGGGATCGCCGATGAGATCGCGCTGGATCGTGTAGTTCTCGAACGACTCTTGGTCCATAAAATGGTAGCCGTCGGCATCGTTGTAGAGCATCTGCAACTGCCGATTTTCGACGGTTGCGCGCTCGAGCTTTTCACCGGCGCGGAAGGTGCGCTCCAGGGTCGTGCCGGTTTTGACGTTTTTGAGGCGGGTCCGCACGAAGGCCGCGCCCTTACCCGGCTTGACGTGGAGAAACTCGATGACGGTCCAGAGGTTACCGTCCACGACGACGGTGACGCCGTTACGGAGATCGTTCGACGAAATCATGACCCGGGCCAATACGGGCCCGGCCCTCGCAAGCCCTGGTTAGGGGCGCGGAGTCTGGCGTTTGGAGAAGAGCCCGATCCGGCTCTCGGTCCCCGAACGCAGGCGTCCGATGTTCTCGCGGTGGGTGTAAATGATGAGGATTGCGGCCGCGGCGCCGTACGCCGCATACCAGATCGATCCGGTGAAAAGATAGAGGCTGATCGGGGAGACCACGTTCCCCAGCATCGAGCCGACCGAGGAGTATTGGGTGACGACCAGCGAGCCCAGAATCCAAGCGCCGACGCTCACCAGCCCGGCCTTCCAGCTCAAGGCGAAAATCGCGCCGAAGGAGGTGGCGACGCCTTTACCGCCCTTCCAGCCCAGCCACGGGGAGAAGCAGTGCCCCGCGACCGCTGCCGCGGCAACCACCGCGACGGCATCGTGCGATGCGCCGCGCACGGCCAGAAGATAGACCGGGGCGAAGCCCTTGGCGGCGTCGAGTAGCAGCACCGCGGCCGCGCCGGGTTTGCCGAGCGTCCGCAGCGCATTCATCGCGCCGATATTGCCGGAGCCTTGGGTGCGAATGTCGGTCCGATAGAACGCGCGACCGATCAGGTACCCGAACGGAATCGAGCCGATCAAGAACGCGCCGAGCGCATAGAGAACGACGAGCATCTATTCGCCCGGCTCCGGGGCCCCGCGACGCGCGCGGAATTCGAGCGTGAGCGGAACGCCTTCGAAATCGAAGCTCTGCCGAATCGTATTTTCGAGAAAACGCTTGTAGGCGTTCTGCACGAGATCCGGATCGTTGCAATGGAAGACGAAGACCGGCGGATGCGTGCCCGGTTGCGCCGCGTAGTATACCTTGAACGTCTTGCCGCCGCTAAAGGGGGCGGGGTGGGCGAGCACGGCGTCGCGCAGGAGCGCGTTCACCTGCGGCGTTGAAACGCGGCGATCTAAATTCTCTGCGACGCGCGTGACCACCGGCATCAGGCTGCCGAGCCGGCGATGCGTCTTGGCGGAGAGGAACGTGATCGGCGCAAACTTTGCGAAAGGCATCAACTCGTGAATGACGTTCGCAAGCTCGCCCTGGCTGTATTCGCCTTGCTGTTCGAGCGCGAGATCCCACTTGTTACCCACGATGATGAGGCCCTTGCGCTCTTCGATGACGAGCCCGGCCAAACGCCGGTCCTGCGCGGTGATGCCCACCATCGAATCGAAAACGAGAATCGCGATATCGCAGCGCGAAATGGCACTTAGGCTGCGCAACGTGGCGTAGTATTCGATCGCGCCGTGCGCTTGGGGCTGCCTGCGAACGCCGGCCGTATCGATCAGGCGAATATTGCGGTCGTTATAGGTGAGCAGCGTATCGATCGCGTCGCGCGTGGTTCCGGGAACCTCCGAGACGATCGCGCGTTCCTCGCCGAGCAGCGCGTTGAGCAGCGAACTCTTGCCGACGTTCGGGCGGCCGATGATCGCGATCGAGAGCTCGCCTTCCTTGGTCGCATCGGGTGCTTCGGGCGGCAGCAGTTCGACGACGCGATCCAGCAAATCGCCGGTTCCTTCGCCGTGAATCGCCGAGACCGGGACGGGTTCGCCGAATCCGATACGCGAGAACTCGCCCAGCACCGACTGGGCGGCCTTGGGTGATTCGCATTTATTGGCGACGAGCACCACGCGACGGCGCGTCTTGCGCAGGATGTGCGCGACGTCTTCATCGAGCGGGTGCAAGCCGGTCTGCGCGTCCACCACGAAGACGATTGCGTCGGCTTCCTGCGCGGCGGCCTCGGCCTGGCGGCGCGTTGCTTCTGCGAATTGATCGCCGTGGGCCGCGTCGGCAGCCGGGTCGATGCCGGCGGTATCGACGATGCTGAACGTGCGTCCCCGCCAGTCGCAGAGCGCGTACAGGCGGTCGCGGGTCACACCAGGGGTATCCTCCACAATCGCCAGGCGTTGGCCGATCAGGCGATTGAAGAGCGCGCTTTTGCCGACGTTCGGGCGTCCGACGATCGCGACCGTGGCCGGCCGGAGCATGCCGGTAGTGGTAGCGTCAAAATCTGAGTCGATGGTCACCGGCCTCCTGTTTGACGTTCGCCCCAAATGACCCGCGTGGGGGAGACCGGGGCCGCGGGACTCGCGTGGCGAAGCTGCTGGGCCGCGCCATGGCCAAAATGTATATAGAGACCTTCGGGTGCCAGATGAATGAGGCCGATTCGCAATATATTGCGGATCGCGCCCTCTCGATCGGCTACGAAATAGCGACCAAACCCGAAGACGCTCACGTCTTGCTCTTGAACACGTGTACCGTTCGCGACAACGCCGAGCGCCGCGCGTACGGACGCATGGGCCATCTCAAAGAGCTCAAGGATCGCGACCCGAGTATTCGCTTGGTCGTCATGGGGTGCTTGGCCGAACAGGATCGCGATCGCATGCAGCGCATCGCGCCGCACGTCGACGCCGTCTTTGGAACCAAGGAATTGGTGGAGCTGGGCGACCAGCTCGAACGGTGGCACGGCGATTTCGACGGCATCGATTTCTCCGACGAACGCGCGCTGCTGATGCCGTTCGGCGGGACCGCCGACGCCGTCATCGATGCCTTCTCGCACCTGCGGGCGTTCGTAACGGTCCAGCGCGGCTGTTCGTATTATTGCAGTTTCTGCATCGTGCCGCACGTGCGCGGACGCTTCGATCATCGGCCGATGGCGGAGATCGTCGGCGAGGTCGAAGAGCGGCTCGCTCTGGGCGCACGCGAAGTGATGCTGGTCGGGCAAACGGTCAACGCTTGGAAGGACCCGGCGACCGGTGAGGACTTCGGCGACCTTTGCGCCGCGGTCGCCGCGCTGCCGAACCTCGAGCGCCTCACGTTCATCTCTCCGCATCCCAAGGATTTTACCGAGAAAATCATCGCCGATCTCTCGCGCATTCCGAAGCTCAACCCGCGGCTGCACCTGCCGCTGCAGTCCGGCAGCGACCCGATTCTGCGGCGCATGAACCGCAAATACACGATGGCGGATTTCGCGCACAAGGTGGAGTTGATCCATCGGTATCTTCCGGGCTGGGCGATTACGACCGATATCATCGTCGGTTTTCCCGGTGAGAGCGACGACGATTTCGAACGGACGCTCGCGTACGTGGAAACCCAGGTCTTCGCGAATGCGTTTACGTTCATCTATTCGATTCGGCGGGGGACGCCGGCTGCGAATTGGGAGCAGGTGCCGGCCGCCGTCGCATCCGAGCGCTACAAACGCTTGCTGGATGCGCAGAACGCCGCCGTTCGCGCCTATCACGACGCGAAAATCGGCACGACGGTACGCTGCTTGATTCAAGGGCTCTCGAAAAAAGACCCGACTCGTCTGGCAGCCAAGACGCTGGACAACGTGACCGTTATCGCTCCGTTACCCAGCGACTACCCGCGAGGCGATGTGGAAGCGAACCACCCGTATGCCGCGACGCCGTGGATCGACGTCGAGCTTGAAACCGCGCACGTTTGGGGCTGCACCGGCACGGCGGTACGCCGCGCCGAGCGATTCGCCGGCGCCGGCCGCGCGCTCGAACGTCCGGCCATCGATTTGCTCGCACGGTGAGCGACGCGGTGAAGTACTCGCCGATGCTCGAGCAGTACTTTGGGATGAAAGCGAAACACCCGGGAGCGATTTTGCTTTCGCGCGTTGGCGACTTCTACGAAGCCTACGGCGAGGACGCCGAGACGGCCGCGCGCGCGCTGCAAATCGCGCTGACGAGCAAAGAGGCCGGCGGCGGAAAGCGCGTCGCCATGGCCGGCGTTCCGCACCATGCGCTAGCGGGATATCTGGCCAAGCTCGTGCAGCAGCGATTCATCGTCGCGCTGGCCGAGCAACTCGAAGTGCCGGTCCCCAATCGGTTGGTGCGGCGCGACGTCGTGCGCATCGTCACGCCTGGCACGTTGATCGAAGATCAATTGCTCGAAGGAAAACAGAACAACTATCTTGCGGCGGTAGCGGCCGTCGACGATACGTTCGCCGTTGCGTATGCCGACGTTTCGACCGGTTACTGCGCGGCGACCGCGCTGAGCGGCAACGACGCGTACGACGACGTGCTTGCCGAACTCGGACGGCTGGGCCCTTCGGAAATCGTTGCCGATCTTCCGGCCGATCTTCGCGCCTTGCTCGGAGGTGCGGTGGAAGTATTGGGCGCTCGCATGTCGGCGCCGCCGCTGGGATTGGTGGAGACGCGCGATCGCGCGGAGTTCGACGGGTTCTCGATCGATGAATCCGCGGCGATCAATCGCGCGCTCGACGCGTTGGTCGGCTTCGTCCGCCGCACCGGTATCGCATTGCCGTCGGGCGTCGCGCTCAACGAGCCGGTGCTGTATCGCGAACGCCAGTTCATGGCGCTCGATCCGGCCACGCGCAAGCATCTCGAACTGACCAAAGCACAGGGGCAGAACACGCGCGCGACGCTGCTTGCGACGCTGGATTCGTGCGAAACGTCGATGGGCTCCCGCATGCTCTCGCGTTGGATTTTGGCTCCGCTTCTTGATCGGGGCGCGATCGAAGCTCGGCAAGAGGCCATTGCCGCACTCCTGGACGAGCACGCCCGCCGGCAGGCGATTCGCGATCTGCTCCGCGGTTGCTTCGATCTCGAGCGTATCGCGCAAAAGGTTCGCGTTCGCCGCGCGTTGCCGCGCGATTTGGCGTCGTTACGGCGGACGCTGGAAGTCCTCGCGCCGCTGCGACACATCGTCCCGGAGGCGCTCGCGCCCCTGATCGAACGCATCGGCGCCTTTGACGACGTCATCGGCGACCTGCAGCGCTCGCTCGTGGACGAACCGCCCGCGCAGGTTCACGACGGCGGGGTCATTCGTCCGGAGGCCGATGCCGAACTCGCCGAATGCGTTTCGCTGCGCACCGATGCGCGCGCCCGCCTTTCGGAACTCGAGGAGCGCGAGCGAGAGCGGACCGGCATCAAGTCCCTCAAGATCAAGTACGCCAGTGCGTTCGGCTACGCTATCGAGGTGAGCAAGGGTAGCGTCGGGCAAGTGCCCGCCGACTACGTGCGCAAACAGACGTTGACGACCGGCGAGCGGTACATCACGCCGGAGCTCAAAGAACTCGAACTCGCGATCTCTACCGCGCAGTCGCGCCAGGAGCGCATCGAAGCGCAGTTGTACGAGGCTTTGCTCGAACGCATCGCGCTGCGGGCCGGCGATCTGTTGCGCGCGGCCGAAGCGATCGCGCAGATCGACGTCTTCGCGGCGCTCGCCCAGTGCGCCGCGGAGCGCGGATACGTGCGCCCGACGTTCGTCGACCAGAGCATCGTGAGCATAGAAGAAGGGCGCCATCCGGTGATGGAAGCGGTGTTGCGGACGCACTTTGTGCCGAACGATCTGCACTTGCGCGCGCTCGACCATCGCTTCATCCTCTTGACCGGCCCGAACATGGGCGGTAAATCGACCTATTTGCGGCAGGCCGGGTTGCTGGCGATCATGGCGCACGTAGGTTCGTTCGTCCCGGCCAAATCGATGCAGCTCGGCGTTATCGATCGCATCTTCACGCGCATCGGTGCCGGTGACGATCTGGCCTCCGGCCAATCGACGTTTTACATGGAGATGGCCGAGGCCGCGAATATTCTGCGCCGCAGCACGCGCAAGTCGTTACTGTTGATCGATGAAGTCGGGCGCGGCACCGGCACGATCGACGGCCTATCGATCGCGCAGGCGATCTGCGAGTTTCTGCTCGGCCTGGACGAACAATCGCCCATGGCGTTATTTGCCACCCATTTTCACGAGCTGTGCGCGCTCTGCGAGCACTGGCCCACGGTTGCGAACTACCACATTACCGCGGTGGAACAGAGCGGCCGCCATAGCGGGCCGGTCTTCTCGCATCGCGTGCAACCGGGCAGTTCTTCGCGTTCGTTCGGCATCGAAGTCGCGCGGATGGCCGGCCTGCCGCCGGCCGTGATCGAACGGGCGCAAGAAATCGCCGACGCGCTGGGCGGCCAGCCCGATTTGGAGACGCAGGTGCCGTTGCGCAAGAGGTTGCCGCGCACTCCCGCATCCGAAATGCAGCTCTCGTTCTTGCGTAACGAGTCGTAACGCATGCCGTTCATCCACCGCCTCGATGCGGTGACGATCGGGCAGATCGCCGCAGGTGAAATTATCGAGCGGCCCGTTTCGATCGTTAAGGAATTGGTCGAAAATGCGGTGGATGCCGGCGCGACCCGCGTGAGCGTGACGCTCGAAGCGGGCGGTACGCGTTCCATCGAAGTGGTTGACGACGGGAGCGGCATCGATCCGGAGGATCTCGCCTTCGCGGTGATGCGCCATGCGACCAGCAAGCTCGCGGTCGCGACCGATCTTGCGAGCGTGGCAACGCTCGGGTTCCGCGGCGAAGGCTTGGCCTCGATCGCGGCGGTGGCGCGGCTCGATATCGTGTCTCGAACCCAGCATGCGCAGATCGGATCGCGCATCGTCGCACACGCCGAAAGCGCCGAGCCGATAGTTCCCGCGCCGGCGGCGCCGGGCACGCGCGTGCGCGTCGAAGCGCTCTTCGAGAACGTTCCGGTGCGTCGCGAATATCTCAAAGCCCCGAGCGCCGAATACGCTCGCATCTCGAGTTGGCTCACCACCTTTGCCCTTGCGTACCCGAGCGTTACGTTCGCGCTCCGACACGACGGCAAGGATGTGTGGGTACTTCCTTCCACGTCCGATCCGCGCGAGCGCTTGGCGATGGTATTTGGAACCGAGGCCGCGCAGCACCTGATACCGCTGGACCCGTCGGCCGCGCGGGCGCTGGACGGAAACCTGAGTGGTTTCATCAGCGAACCGGGGCACGATCGAGGCGATCGGCGGCTGCAGATCCTCTTCGTGAACGGACGGCTGTTGCGCAGTTCGCTGCTCGCCGGTGCGTGGACGGCCGGCTATGCGACCTTTGCGATGAGCGGACGACACCCGTACGGCGCGATCTTCTTGGAACTACCGCCCGGCCACGTCGATCCGAACGTCCACCCCACCAAGAGTGACGTGCGTTTGCGCTTCGGCACGCAAACGTTCGATGCGGTTCGGCGCTCGATTACCGCCACGCTGCAAGCGCATGCCGCACACCGTTTTAGCCGGCACGTGCATGCGGAAGGCGTCTCGTTTGCGCCGCCGGCGATCGACGCGAGCCTGCCGCACGTGCAATCGCTTTTCGAGCCGGTACGGGGCGATGCCGACGAGGTGCCGGGGCACCGCTTGCGCGTGCTCGCGCAACTCCATCGGACGTTTATCCTCGCGAGCGACGGGGACGCACTGCTCCTGGTCGATCAGCACGCGGCGCACGAACGCATCGCCTACGAGTCGATCGTCGAGCGCGCCCAGGCACACGCTCCCAGCGAGCCGCTCTTGGTTCCCCTCGTAGTCGAACTCGATCTCGGGCAGTCCGCCGCATTGGAGCGCGCGCTCGATCTGTTGCGCGAGGGCGGCTTGGAAATCGAGCCGTTCGGCGATCGCACGTATCGGATCGTTGCCACGCCCGCCGGGTTCGGCGCACGTCCGTTCGATCTGCAAGGCTTCATCGACGATCTCACCACGGACGTGAAGCAGCGCGACGTGCGCGAGCGCGTATGGGCCAGCCTCGCGTGCCATTCGGTTACGGTTGCCGGCGAACGGCTGGAACCGGACGAGATGACGACGCTCGTGGATCGGTTGCAGCGGTGCATCAATCCGATGCATTGCCCGCACGGACGCCCGACGATGGTTCGCCTGGCCCCCGACGATATCGCGCGAATGTTCAAACGTCTGTAATGCGCCGATGAACGACGTTACGCGGCGCGGCGTGCTGGTGCTCGCGGGGGCGACCGCCGCTGGAAAAACCGCCATAGCGATCGCGCTCGCGCGGCGTTTTGATGCCGAAATCGTGGGGGCCGACTCGCGCCAAATCTATCGGGCGATGCCGATTGGGACGGCGGCACCGACGGAAGAAGAGCTTGCCGCGGCGCCCCATCATTTGGTCGGCTTTCTCGACCCGCACGAGCGCTATTCGGCGGCGCGATTCGCGGCCGATGCCATGCGAACGATCCACGAAATCCACGCGCGCGGTAAGCGCGCGATCGTCGCCGGCGGCACGGGCTTTTACATTCGCGCGCTGACCGGAGCGATCGACTTGGCTCCGCAACACGACGAGCGCCTGCGCGAGCGGCTGGCTATGGAAGCGCGCACGCATTCGGCGGAGTTTCTCCACGCATGGCTGCAGCTTCGCGACCCCAAGCGGGCGGCCGCGGTTGCGCCGAACGACGCCTACCGCGTCGTGCGGGCGCTGGAGGTGGCGATGGCCGGCGACGACCCGCTCCGGCGAACCGGCGCCATCGCCTCGCTTCCGGCCTCCAATATTCCATTTGCCAAACTCTTTCTGGACGTGCAACTGAGCGAACTCGACGGGCGGATCGCGCTCCGAACGGCGCACATGCTGCGGCGGGGATTGATCGAGGAAGCCGAACGCATCGGGAGCGATGCGGTTGCGGCAACCGCCGTCGGGTATCCGCAGGCCACGGCATTTCTGCGCGGGTGGAGCACGCGTGACGAACTTGAGCGTTCGCTCGCTCGCGCGACTCGACGGTACGCGCGCAGGCAGCGCGCGTGGTTTCGCTCCGAACCCCAAACGCGCTGGGTCCGAGCCGACGAGGTCGAGGCCGCGGCAAGGGAAATGCTCGGCTGGTCGTAATAGCAACCGATATGCCGAGCAATCTCCAAGATGCGTTCCTAGCGCAATGCAAGCGTGAGGCTGTCCCCGTAACGGTGACGTTGATGAATGGCGCGCAATTGCAGGGCGTCGTTTTG
This genomic stretch from Candidatus Dormiibacterota bacterium harbors:
- the fumC gene encoding class II fumarate hydratase codes for the protein MTTANSSTNGASSKRVETDSMGKIDVPADKYYGAQSARSLIHFDIGEGTWPRDVMPKQVIKAMAELKKAAALVNHDLGKLDKEKTDLIVAAADEVIAGKLDAHFPLRIWQTGSGTQTNMNVNEVISNRAIEIAGGEMGSKKPVHPNDHVNMSQSSNDTFPTAMHMAAAEAVVKMLPAIEHLRDALDVKAKQWKDIVKVGRTHLQDATPLTLGQEFSGYVTQLDRAMVAINEALNHIYDLAIGGTAVGTGLNAHPEFAERMAKKLAELTGLPFRSHPNKFTALASHDDFVFASGALKTLAVAFMKIANDIRWLASGPRAGIGELILPENEPGSSIMPGKVNPTQSEAMTMVVAQVFGNDTAISFGASQGNFELNVFNPVMIANFLHSCHLLRDTATMFREHAVEGLQANEPVIAKYLAESLMTVTALSPKIGYDKAAEIAKHAHHHGTTLKEAAVGLGHVTGEEFDKYVVPKEMTYPK
- a CDS encoding sulfite exporter TauE/SafE family protein — its product is MHLALELFISAFLASIFGSMVGLGGGFILVPILRLFFGLAPAEAAGTALVLVVANSGSGAFTYLMQRRVNVRTGLLIAAGGFPGSILGAIAVRHISGAAFDWVFAAFLAIICFDMIVNRHKRAGNRIDDHRAHIEKPMSFRLAIAAGFVVGVTSSLFGIGGGVVIVPTLLYFSSLPAHAISATSHFGIVLTSPVGLAVHALQHDIRLDYIIPLVIGGLLGGPIGARLSLRLKSPHLLIFVAIALALAAISLVARHIIH
- the efp gene encoding elongation factor P; translation: MISSNDLRNGVTVVVDGNLWTVIEFLHVKPGKGAAFVRTRLKNVKTGTTLERTFRAGEKLERATVENRQLQMLYNDADGYHFMDQESFENYTIQRDLIGDPADFLKDGLVVDVQFHEGLPIGVDLPPHVELRVVETDPGFKGDTATNTGKPAKLETGATVNVPLFVNPDEMIRIDTRDRRYIGRVSN
- the plsY gene encoding glycerol-3-phosphate 1-O-acyltransferase PlsY → MLVVLYALGAFLIGSIPFGYLIGRAFYRTDIRTQGSGNIGAMNALRTLGKPGAAAVLLLDAAKGFAPVYLLAVRGASHDAVAVVAAAAVAGHCFSPWLGWKGGKGVATSFGAIFALSWKAGLVSVGAWILGSLVVTQYSSVGSMLGNVVSPISLYLFTGSIWYAAYGAAAAILIIYTHRENIGRLRSGTESRIGLFSKRQTPRP
- a CDS encoding amidase; translation: MADFAEYERFDAIGLSQLVRERRVSASELLEAAIRRAEAVNPRLNGLVAKHYDAARRDAASGLPDGPFHGVPFLAKDLGPPLAGVPMTMGSRYFRGYVPQADHPFFQRVKAAGLNIFGKTNTPEFGLMPYTEPALFGACRNPWDTERTPGGSSGGSAALVAAGVVPMAHANDMGGSIRIPASCVGLFGMKPTRGRMPTAGGTVGDANVDLCISRSVRDSALMLDCVARERGAMYQAPPAHGSFLAHAQREPGRLRVAVVRGPMLGHGIDAEARAAVDAAAALCASLGHDVTEDEPQGIDYPAMSYALLMLFASGIGWHLGAGNPLAGTPLRNGDIEPATLAMLTIARVLSADELTTAASNQRLLAGAFDAFMERYDVLLMPTLASPPVRIGELALTRSERMQIAVLTTLRSKALIRKAARDIAARMFDWLPYTPIFNLTGQPAMSLPLHTSADGLPVGVQFAARLGEEGLLFSLASQIESAAPWADRRPLMNDVSRHE
- the der gene encoding ribosome biogenesis GTPase Der, which translates into the protein MLRPATVAIVGRPNVGKSALFNRLIGQRLAIVEDTPGVTRDRLYALCDWRGRTFSIVDTAGIDPAADAAHGDQFAEATRRQAEAAAQEADAIVFVVDAQTGLHPLDEDVAHILRKTRRRVVLVANKCESPKAAQSVLGEFSRIGFGEPVPVSAIHGEGTGDLLDRVVELLPPEAPDATKEGELSIAIIGRPNVGKSSLLNALLGEERAIVSEVPGTTRDAIDTLLTYNDRNIRLIDTAGVRRQPQAHGAIEYYATLRSLSAISRCDIAILVFDSMVGITAQDRRLAGLVIEERKGLIIVGNKWDLALEQQGEYSQGELANVIHELMPFAKFAPITFLSAKTHRRLGSLMPVVTRVAENLDRRVSTPQVNALLRDAVLAHPAPFSGGKTFKVYYAAQPGTHPPVFVFHCNDPDLVQNAYKRFLENTIRQSFDFEGVPLTLEFRARRGAPEPGE